Genomic segment of Glutamicibacter sp. JL.03c:
GCAGCGCTGATCTTCATTTCCAACAACGCGGCCGGCTACCTGGTGATCGCCTTCTTCATCTCCTACACGACGGCGGTATTGAAGATGCCCGTTGCCCCAGTGCTGCTGGCTACCACCATCGGTTCGGTGGGCTGGCTGATCTTCACCCTCGTAGGCGGATGGCTTTCGGATCTGATTGGCCGCCGCAGTACCTTTGTCATCGGCTACGCGCTTGTCTTCGTGTGGATGATCCCGATGTTCATGCTGGTCGATTCCGGAAACATTGTCCTGTACACGGTAGCGATCTTCGTGCTGACCGTGGGCCTGGGACTGTCTTACGGCCCGCAGTCGGCCATGTACGCAGAAATGTTCCCGGCCCACGTGCGCTACTCGGGCATTTCCATCGGCTACGCCTTGGGCGCGATTCTCGGCGGCGCCTTCGCCGCGACCGTGGCGCAGATCTTGCTCGAATCAACTGGTTCATCGATTTCCATCGCCATCTACATCATGGCGCTGACAGTGATTTCGGTGGCCGCGGTGCTATGGGTTGGCGAAACCCGCGGGCGCAATCTTCATGTGGAAGAAGTCGAAGGCAGCTCCGAGGATCTGAAAACCTCGCACTAGGAGCTCCGTGGCGCAACAAACGGCCCGTGCCGTTGGCCAGATCATGTGGATCCGGTCGGCGGCACGGGCCGTTTGCCATGCGCGGGCTTCAGCCGCGGATTCTAGGCGGCGTCGAGCGGGCGGGTGGTGGAAGAGCGAACCACCAGGCGATGGTCGACCTTGTGCGCATGGGCCGGCTCCTCGCCCCGGATGGCTCGAAGCAGCATCGCTACCGCGAGCTCGCCTTGCTCATGCGGCCGCTGCTCGATCGTGGTCAAGCCGAACATTTCGGCAAGGTCATGATTGTCCACGCCGATCACTGAAAGGTCGCGGGGGACCTGCAGGCCCAAGTCGCGGGCGGCGAGGATCGCCCCGATGGCCATTTCGTCGCTGGCTGCCATGAGCGCGGTGGGGTGTCCGGAGGGGTCGCCCAGCAGCTGCTTCGCCGCGGCGTAGGCCTGGGGCATGGTGAAGTCGGCCCCCACGCAGAGGTTCTCATCCACCTTGATCCCGGCCTCGTGCAGCGCTTGCTCATAGCCGGTGCGACGATGGCTGGGAACCCGGAAGTCCACGTCGGTTTCCTCATTGCCCCCGATGAATCCGATGCGCCGATGTCCGAGGGAAATCAGATGCTGGGTCGCTAGTGCTGAGATTCCTTCGTCATCAACGTGCAAGGTGGGCACCCCGGGCAGTGGACCGCCGACGCCGACCAAGGGCTTATCCAGGGCATGCAAGGCCTGGACTTCCTCGGCGTTCAGCTCGACGTTTACGGCGATGACCGCGTCGACGCGCTGGCGCAGCAGGAAGTCGGAGAAGACCTTTTCCCTCTGGGTGCGATCTTTTGTCAGCTGATAGAGGGTGGTGTCGTAGCCTTCGTCCATGAGCCTGCTGGAAATGCCTTCGAGCACGCTGGCATAGAACCAGTGGTTGATCACCGGGACGAGCACGCCAATGTTCCTGGTGCGGCCCGAAGCCAGTCCGGAGGCCGAGGAGGAAACGACGTATCCCAGCTCCGTGGCGGCGCGCTGCACTGCTTTTTGGGCCGCCGTGGACACCGATCCTCGACCGGAGAGCGCGCGGGAGACCGTTGCCACCGAGACCCCGGCAGCTTGAGCGACATCTTTGATCCCGGCCACAATTCGTCCTTCCTTCAAGTGTGTGGCCGCGGTGCGAGTGAAGATGCACTGCGCACATCGCGGCCACTGTTCAACAATACCCGGTGAGTTGCACACCGGGACTGATTGCTTTGCCTAGGGCAGCAAGTACCAGATGGTCGATTCAGCCGGAATCGTCTCCGGAGCCGAACCATCTGCTGGCTGGCTGCGCACCAGTTCCTGTGCGCCTCGGGCAAGCTCGGGAAGATCCTGCGTGTTGGCGCCGAAGTTGGCGACAACCAGCACTTTGCCATTGCTGAAGACCAGCACGTCGGAGTCCTCTTCGCTGGCCCAAGCCAGCTCACCGGTGCCCAGATCGTGCTCCTTGCGCAGTTCAAGCAGGCGGCGGTAGAGGCTCAACGTGGAATCCGGATCTTTTCGCTGCGCGTCTCGGGCGTAGGGTGCCCAGGAGCTTGGCTGCGGCAACCAGCTTTCTCCGTTCTGGCTGAAGCCGAAGGCTGGAGCCTCGCTTGTCCATGGCAGCGGTACGCGGCAGCCATCGCGGCCGTAGCGTTCGCCATGGGTGCGGAACCACGTTGGATCCTGGCGAGCCTCATCTGGCAGCTCAATGGCCTCGGGCAGCCCGAGCTCCTCGCCTTGGTACAGGTACGCGCCACCCGGCAGGGCCAGCATGAGCGCGGTTGAGGAACGTGCCCGGCGCAGGCCGACGACGGGATCCGGAAGGTTTGGCGTCATCGGGCCGATGCCTTCACCCTGGGGATTATCCTCAGTGAGAGCCAATCGGGTGGCGTGCCGCACGACGTCATGGTTGGACAAGACCCACGTGCTCGGCGCGCCGACGGCACCGAATTCATGGAGGGACTCATCGATGGTGGCCCGGATCTGCCGAGCATCGAAAGCGCAGGACAGATACGGGAAGTTGAAGGCTTGATGCATCTCGTCATTGCGGACCCACTTGGCCATGAGGGATAGCGGGTTGACCCAGGCTTCTGCGCACAGCACACGGTCGCCTTCGTACTCGTCCATCACCTGGCGCCATTCGCGGTAGATTTCGTGCACGCCATCTTGGCCCCACCACGGGGCGAGTTCTTCGGTGCCGCCCATCGAAGCGGACGTTGGATCCGGAGTGAAGTCCGGCAGGCCTTCGGCCTTGATGAGCCCGTGAGCCACATCAACGCGGAAGCCATCTGTGCCGCGATCCAGCCAGAAGCGCAGCACGTCGCGGAACATCGCTCGCACCTCGGGATTCTTCCAGTTGAAGTCAGGCTGCGAGGAATCGAAGATGTGTAGGTAGGACTGGCCCGCACTGCCATCAGGGTTGGTAGTTGGTGTCCACATCGGACCACCGAACACCGATTCCCAGTTATTAGGGTGACCCTGCGCCGGAGGATCCATGAAGATAAAACGGTCGCGTTCCGGGGAGCCGGGAGCTGCGGCCAGGGCCTGCTGGAACCACGGATGCTGGTCGGAGCAGTGGTTTGGCACGAGGTCGATAATGACTTTCAGTCCTAGACCGTGGGCCCTGGCAACCATCGTGTCGAAGTCTTCGAGAGTGCCAAAAAGCGGGTCTACGTCGCAGTAGTTGGCGACGTCGTAGCCGGCATCCTTCTGCGGAGATGTGAAGAACGGCGAAAGCCAAATAGCATCAACCGACAGCTCGGCGATGCTCTCCAGATTCTGGGTAATGCCGCGCAGATCGCCCATGCCATCGGCATTGGAATCGGCGAAGGAACGCGGGTAGATCTGGTAGATCACCGAGGAACGCCACCATTGAGAGTCCTCGGATTGCAAAGGGTTATCAGCTTCAGAGCGTGTTTGAGTCATGACCGTAACGATAATCGAAGTAATTCAGAATGTAA
This window contains:
- a CDS encoding LacI family DNA-binding transcriptional regulator; the encoded protein is MAGIKDVAQAAGVSVATVSRALSGRGSVSTAAQKAVQRAATELGYVVSSSASGLASGRTRNIGVLVPVINHWFYASVLEGISSRLMDEGYDTTLYQLTKDRTQREKVFSDFLLRQRVDAVIAVNVELNAEEVQALHALDKPLVGVGGPLPGVPTLHVDDEGISALATQHLISLGHRRIGFIGGNEETDVDFRVPSHRRTGYEQALHEAGIKVDENLCVGADFTMPQAYAAAKQLLGDPSGHPTALMAASDEMAIGAILAARDLGLQVPRDLSVIGVDNHDLAEMFGLTTIEQRPHEQGELAVAMLLRAIRGEEPAHAHKVDHRLVVRSSTTRPLDAA
- a CDS encoding glycoside hydrolase family 13 protein, with translation MTQTRSEADNPLQSEDSQWWRSSVIYQIYPRSFADSNADGMGDLRGITQNLESIAELSVDAIWLSPFFTSPQKDAGYDVANYCDVDPLFGTLEDFDTMVARAHGLGLKVIIDLVPNHCSDQHPWFQQALAAAPGSPERDRFIFMDPPAQGHPNNWESVFGGPMWTPTTNPDGSAGQSYLHIFDSSQPDFNWKNPEVRAMFRDVLRFWLDRGTDGFRVDVAHGLIKAEGLPDFTPDPTSASMGGTEELAPWWGQDGVHEIYREWRQVMDEYEGDRVLCAEAWVNPLSLMAKWVRNDEMHQAFNFPYLSCAFDARQIRATIDESLHEFGAVGAPSTWVLSNHDVVRHATRLALTEDNPQGEGIGPMTPNLPDPVVGLRRARSSTALMLALPGGAYLYQGEELGLPEAIELPDEARQDPTWFRTHGERYGRDGCRVPLPWTSEAPAFGFSQNGESWLPQPSSWAPYARDAQRKDPDSTLSLYRRLLELRKEHDLGTGELAWASEEDSDVLVFSNGKVLVVANFGANTQDLPELARGAQELVRSQPADGSAPETIPAESTIWYLLP